A part of Scylla paramamosain isolate STU-SP2022 chromosome 24, ASM3559412v1, whole genome shotgun sequence genomic DNA contains:
- the LOC135112564 gene encoding irregular chiasm C-roughest protein-like yields the protein MADEHRRNAKSTLSFLASREHHNTVFTCTASNPALHQPFRTQVRLEVSYPPEVTITHDQDGYMEGQTATLTCSASANPSVMTYRWYRNGQLVEGNNSTQLVVTKVTRDSNLEDITCEVSNEVGTSRKITRLSIHYGPSFRVPPSDQYAEVGENVTLSCQVDSMPDPTIVWINQQTQTVAGTGSELRVSVSRASVGVYQCIAKVEGFPEISDTVGVFLKGPPQVRSERIQWGKMGETVLVECLITSASTRSVTVTWTPQRTGGRLRGRPL from the exons ATGGCAGACGAGCATCGCCGCAACGCCAAGTCCACTCTGAGCTTCCTGGCGTCGCGCGAGCACCACAACACAGTATTCACCTGCACAGCCTCCAACCCCGCCCTCCACCAGCCCTTCAGGACACAG GTGCGGCTGGAGGTGAGCTACCCCCCGGAGGTGACCATCACGCACGACCAGGACGGATACATGGAGGGCCAGACAGCCACCCTCACCTGCTCCGCCTCAGCCAACCCTTCCGTCATGACCTACAG GTGGTATCGCAACGGCCAGCTGGTGGAGGGGAACAATTCAACCCAGCTGGTGGTGACGAAGGTGACGCGGGACAGTAACCTGGAGGACATTACCTGCGAGGTGTCCAACGAGGTGGGCACGTCCCGCAAGATTACCCGCCTCTCCATACACT ATGGTCCTTCGTTCCGCGTGCCGCCCAGCGACCAGTACGCAGAGGTCGGGGAAAACGTGACCTTGAGCTGCCAGGTGGACTCCATGCCAGATCCAACAATCGTGTGGATCAACCAGCAGACCCAGACTGTGGCGGGGACAGGCTCGGAGCTTCGCGTCTCCGTATCAAGAGCCAGCGTAGGCGTGTACCAGTGCATCGCCAAGGTGGAGGGCTTCCCGGAGATATCAGACACCGTTGGAGTGTTTCTCAAG GGTCCGCCGCAGGTGCGTTCCGAGAGGATCCAGTGGGGGAAGATGGGGGAAACCGTGCTGGTGGAGTGCCTCATCACCTCCGCCTCCACCCGCTCCGTCACCGTCACCTGGACCCCACAACGGACAGGAGGTCGACTTAG AGGAAGGCCGCTTTGA
- the LOC135112565 gene encoding sun domain-containing protein 1-like: MCAKRSAAKQKDAKTGGGLPEKTVALQMTDQNSTANESDLKVELDQRTGSSMSNKDADLDGWGGGEKESEQPATPTYLTSTNSYLYPETFTGIPLKINGHLNSNGGGLSYGNYADHSTVAATTQQQNQQQQQQQQQQQQQHNSSSSSSSNSSSKSSLLLPLVVIS, encoded by the exons ATGTGTGCCAAACGGTCCGCAGCTAAACAGAAAG ACGCCAAGACCGGAGGAGGATTACCAGAGAAAACCGTTGCGCTACAAATGACTGACCAGAATTCCACAGCAAACGAATCTGATCtcaag GTGGAGTTGGACCAGCGCACAGGGTCTTCCATGAGTAATAAAGACGCTGACCTGGATGGATggggcggaggagagaaggagagcgaGCAGCCTGCCACCCCGACCTACCTCACCTCCACTAACTCCTACCTCTACCCCGAGACCTTCACCGGCATTCCTCTCAAAATT AACGGCCACCTCAACAGCAACGGTGGTGGTCTTTCCTACGGCAACTACGCCGACCACTCCACTGTGGCCGCAACCACTCAGCAGcagaaccagcagcagcaacagcagcagcagcaacagcagcaacagcacaacagcagcagcagcagcagcagcaacagcagcagcaaaagcagccttcttctccctctagTGGTTATCTCCTGA